From Tachyglossus aculeatus isolate mTacAcu1 chromosome 12 unlocalized genomic scaffold, mTacAcu1.pri SUPER_6_unloc_1, whole genome shotgun sequence, the proteins below share one genomic window:
- the ZNF219 gene encoding zinc finger protein 219, with the protein MEGSARPPPGSFDGALDLQRYSNGPGPGPGPGPGPGPGGGGPGPGGGGPGAGGGGPGPGGGGPGAGSREGGRRFPCPVCGKRFRFNSILALHLRTHPGSGTSRCPHCGHRAARRSLLRLHLRTHRPERPRSPAGRLLLELEERALRRLGRPAYGKAPAAPAPIRAPAPIRAPASMPVPASVPPPSPAAFRCPFCKGKFRTWAERERHLHILHRPWKCGLCGFGSGHEEELLRHRRAAHGPGPPGDPDDPDDDDDDDGDDGHPDDDDDDHPADDDDDHPAADDHPAPEPEGGPPPSPPPAPAPPPAPEFRCPVCGQAFTQAWFLKGHMRKHKASLDHACPACGRCFKEPWFLKNHMKVHASKMGAPRAAGSGPSPAQAPPSRPRAPALGLLACEPPGPAPLPAPTPTPTPRERGEAPGLLGYLSLRAAGAGAGAGAGAGAGARSNGEGAGAAAAGRTFGGFRPLGPPSPARAPRSCPKEQKQEEPEDGWPRHRVAGSPASLPREPTGSPPRATASQEENGVLAGRPRPAGARGASGKDCPFCGKTFRSAHHLKVHLRVHTGERPYKCPHCDYAGTQSGSLKYHLQRHHREQRGEPRGEPRGEPGPGPGPVPGPPPPRPLRDPPCAGKPAACAEGGPGPRLSNPAPAPAPAPRQPVITGRTLRNGRGGEPEPLDLSVRPGPGGEVGPAGLGRGTGAGGALLRCLFCLFATGAPELMALHRQVHHGRRARARRPPTAPSQGQGRSRSRSPPPGGGAALRLLGAEEPRPLGAGAGAGAGPGGPDP; encoded by the exons ATGGAG GGCTCCGCTCGCCCCCCGCCGGGCTCCTTCGACGGCGCACTGGACCTGCAGCGCTATTCcaacgggccggggccggggccggggccggggccgggcccggggccgggcggcgggggcccggggccgggcggcgggggccctggggcgggcggcgggggcccggggccgggcggcgggggcccgggggcggggagccGCGAGGGCGGGCGGCGCTTCCCCTGCCCGGTGTGCGGGAAGCGCTTCCGCTTCAACTCGATCCTGGCGCTGCACCTGCGGACGCACCCGGGGTCCGGGACGTCCCGCTGTCCGCACTGCGGGCACCGCGCGGCGCGGCGCTCCCTGCTGCGCCTGCACCTGCGCACGCACCGGCCGGAGCGGCCGCGCAGCCCCGCCGGACGCCTGCTGCTGGAGCTGGAGGAGCGCGCCCTGCGGCGCTTGGGCCGCCCCGCTTACGGCAaggcccccgccgccccggcgCCGATCCGGGCCCCGGCGCCGATCCGGGCCCCGGCGTCGATGC CGGTCCCGGCGTCggtgccgcccccctcccccgccgcctTCCGCTGCCCGTTCTGCAAGGGCAAGTTCCGCACTTGGGCCGAGCGCGAGCGCCACCTGCACATCCTCCACCGGCCCTGGAAGTGCGGCCTGTGCGGCTTCGGCTCCGGCCACGAGGAGGAGCTGCTGCGCCACCGCCGGGCCGCGCACGGGCCGGGGCCTCCCGGCGACCCCGACGAccccgacgacgacgacgacgacgacggcgaCGACGGCCAccccgacgacgacgacgacgaccaccccgccgacgacgacgacgaccacCCCGCCGCCGACGACCACCCGGCCCCGGAGCCCGAGGGGGGCCCTCCCCCGtctccgcccccggcccccgcgcccccgccggccccggaGTTCCGCTGCCCCGTGTGCGGCCAGGCCTTCACGCAGGCCTGGTTCCTCAAGGGCCACATGCGCAAGCACAAGGCCTCCCTGGACCACGCGTGTCCCGCCTGCGGCCGTTGCTTCAAAGAGCCCTGGTTCCTCAAGAACCACATGAAGGTTCACGCTAGCAAGATGGGGGCGCCGCGGGCCGCGGGGTCCGGCCCGAGCCCGGCCCAGGCCCCTCCGTctcggccccgggccccggcgcTCGGTCTGCTGGCCTGTGAGCCTCCGGGCCCTGCGCCGCTGCCGGCCCCGACCCCGACTCCCACCCCCCGCGAGCGCGGGGAGGCCCCGGGCCTGCTGGGCTACCTGAGCCTAagggcggccggggccggggccggggccggggccggggccggggccggggccaggtccaacggggagggggcgggggctgcgGCGGCAGGCCGGACCTTTGGGGGATTCCGCCCGCTGGGCCCGCCCTCCCCCGCTCGGGCCCCTCGTTCGTGCCCCAAGGAGCAGAAGCAGGAAGAGCCGGAGGACGGCTGGCCAAGGCACCGGGTGGCGGGGTCGCCGGCCTCCCTGCCCAGGGAACCCACTGGAAGCCCACCTCGGGCCACCGCCTCGCAAG aGGAGAACGGGGTGTTGGCGGGGAGGCCGCGGCCGGCAGGGGCCCGGGGGGCCTCGGGCAAAGACTGTCCCTTCTGTGGGAAGACCTTCCGCTCCGCGCACCACCTCAAGGTGCACCTGCGCGTGCACACAG GTGAGCGCCCCTACAAATGTCCGCACTGTGACTACGCGGGCACCCAGTCCGGCTCCCTCAAGTACCACCTACAGCGCCACCACCGCGAGCAGAGGGGCGAGCCGAGGGGCGAGCCGAGGGgcgagccggggccggggccggggccggtgcCAGGGCCGCCTCCGCCCCGGCCCCTTCGAGACCCGCCGTGTGCGGGCAAGCCTGCCGCCTGCGCCGAGGGAGGTCCTGGCCCTCGCCTCTCcaacccggccccggccccggccccggccccccgccagCCGGTCATTACCGGTCGGACCCTGCGCAACGGGCGGGGCGGGGAGCCCGAGCCCCTGGACCTGTCCGTGCGGCCGGGgccgggtggggaggtggggccggcggggctgggccggggcaCCGGGGCCGGGGGTGCCCTCCTCCGCTGCCTCTTCTGCCTGTTCGCCACCGGCGCCCCCGAGCTCATGGCCTTACACCGGCAGGTTCACCACGGACGGCGGGCCCGAGCCCGCCGCCCCCCGACGGCTCCTTCCCAAGGCCAAGGCCGCAGCCGCAGCCGCAGCCCcccgccgggagggggcgccgcGCTCCGGCTGCTCGGGGCTGAGGAACCCCGGCCGCTGGGCGCAGGCGCAGGCGCAGGTGCAGGCCCGGGGGGCCCGGACCCCTAG